The following DNA comes from Teredinibacter haidensis.
CCACAGTTTTCTTATGGATCTTCTGGTTATGATCCAAACAGTGGAAGTGGTGCTTTTGGGCAAAGGCGTACATTAACAACTTGGAGTGGAAATGAAGCAGATTGTCGGTTATTTGGTAAGGGTTGCTGGTATTTTGGTGTTTGGCGTCTTGGTTACCGCATGTGGTTCGAGTAAAACGCTAAAAGAAAAGCCAGTCTATCAGCCACCGGAAAGTACCGAAGCGTACGAAATAGGCGTCAGTGATTCTTTAAAGATTAATGTTTGGCGTAATCCCGAACTATCCTTGGATGTCGTCGTCAGGCCAGATGGTAAGGTTTCAATGCCCTTGATTGGTGATGTGATTGCTTCGGGCCAATCAACAGAGCAACTAGCAAATGTTATTAGCGAAGAGCTTAAGGCCTTTATTCGTAACCCACAGGTCACCGTAATTGTTACTAACCCAAGCAGTGCCGATTTTCAGCGTCGAATACGTATTACCGGTGCGGTTAATAGTCAACTTTCTATGCCCTATCGTGATGGTATGACAGTACTTGACATTGTTTTACAGGCAGGAGGACTATCGGATTTCGCCAGTGCAAACAAAGCAAAATTATATAGAAAGGTTGAAGGGGCAGTGAAAGTCTATCCCATTTATCTTGATGACATCCTGAGCGACGGCGATTTAGATACTAATTATATGTTGCTGCCTTCAGACATAATTTCAGTTCCAGAAAGAGCTTTTTAACGATGGATTTTCAGGTTATCAAATTACTACTCGAGTCATTAAAGTTGGAGATGATTCGCTACAAGGGACTCTGTGTTTGTATATTTATTGTAATTAGCAGTGCTATGTTGGGTATTGGTTTTATATGGCCTAAGAGCTTTACAACGAGCGCGGTATTGTATGCCGCTGAAACCAATATTATCGAGCCTTTGTTAAAAGGCCGCGCGGAAATTACTGAAATCGATCGAGCACAGTCTGCAAAAGAAATTATCTATACCAGGCAATTTCTAGAAGCTGTAGCGAAGGAAGCTGGCTTAGTCGGGGCAGATCCTAAAGCCGAAAAAATTGACTCTGCGTTGAAATTTCTACGTCGTACGATTCAGATAATACCGGTTGGAAAAGAATATTTTAAGGTTAGCTACTCGTCGGGTTCTGCAAACGAGTCATATAAAACCCTTGTTTCTGTTGTGCAGGCCTTTATCAATTATACCGTAAA
Coding sequences within:
- a CDS encoding XrtA/PEP-CTERM system exopolysaccharide export protein, whose product is MKQIVGYLVRVAGILVFGVLVTACGSSKTLKEKPVYQPPESTEAYEIGVSDSLKINVWRNPELSLDVVVRPDGKVSMPLIGDVIASGQSTEQLANVISEELKAFIRNPQVTVIVTNPSSADFQRRIRITGAVNSQLSMPYRDGMTVLDIVLQAGGLSDFASANKAKLYRKVEGAVKVYPIYLDDILSDGDLDTNYMLLPSDIISVPERAF